The following coding sequences are from one Vidua chalybeata isolate OUT-0048 unplaced genomic scaffold, bVidCha1 merged haplotype W_reject_10, whole genome shotgun sequence window:
- the LOC128783032 gene encoding uncharacterized protein LOC128783032 isoform X3 has product MALALCLFLPLLLAVALPARAAQAAPLQARGAAWDGDMAYPDAQLDDSLENSLGEILLENAGGPSPWKNADTGDKKSLEAAKHLDQMLSDLERRREMKRKAVLKAAFPGGSSGPLAALAAGSEAMPGTVTGAWDGDMAYPDALLDDSLENSLGEILLENAGGPSPWKNSDTGDKKSLEAARHLDQMLSDLERRREMKRKAVLKAAFPGGSSGPLAALAAGSEAMPGTVTGAWDGDMAHPDALLDDSLENSLGEILLENAGGPSPWKNSDTGEKKSLEAARHLDQMLSDLERRREMKRKAVLKAAFPGGSSGPLAAPAAGSEAMPGTVTGAWDGDMASPDALLDDSLENSLGENLLENAGGPSPWKNSDTGEKKSLEAARHLDQMLSDLERRREMDQRALLKAALPEGSRGSVPAPDTRREEMPDSATEDVITETGIFAPDPVRLPRIVCPQDVRRSCMIGTVVTLFTVPLVLIGCYLGIRKLYQSRRSVVDFSPQLSCNSAHSIGSLTRSHAALELWPVRGCPKNSAEGSAAAQCFHWPLHCWALSWGARWGCSQCWLPLRLQEQPRGHRAQAEQVLNSIWATQLRTGQCLFSSSCKVSW; this is encoded by the exons ATGGCCCTTGCTCTGTGCCTcttcctcccgctcctcctggccgtggccctgcctgccagggctgcccaggctgctccgcTGCAAGCGCGGGGAGCAG CTTGGGATGGCGACATGGCTTATCCGGATGCCCAATTGGATGACAGCTTGGAGAATTCTCTTGGAGAGATTCTCTTGGAGAATGCTGGAG GTCCTTCTCCATGGAAGAACGCAGACACCGGAGACAAGAaatccctggaggcagccaAACATCTGGACCAGATGCTAAGTGATCTGGAGAGACgccgtg agatgaagcgaaaggctgtgctgaaggcagcatttcctggaggaagcagtggccCATTGGCAGCCCTTGCTGCAGGAAGTGAGGcgatgccaggcacagtcacaggag CTTGGGATGGTGACATGGCTTATCCGGATGCCCTATTGGATGACAGCTTGGAGAATTCTCTTGGAGAGATTCTCTTGGAGAATGCTGGAG GTCCTTCTCCATGGAAGAACTCAGACACTGGAGACAAGAaatccctggaggcagccagacatctggaccagatgctgagtgatctggagagacgccgtg agatgaagcgaaaggctgtgctgaaggcagcatttcctggaggaagcagtggccCATTGGCAGCCCTTGCTGCAGGAAGTGAGGcgatgccaggcacagtcacaggag CTTGGGATGGCGACATGGCTCATCCAGATGCCCTATTGGATGACAGCTTGGAGAATTCTCTTGGAGAAATTCTCTTGGAGAATGCTGGAG GTCCTTCTCCATGGAAGAACTCAGacactggagaaaagaaatccctggaggcagccagacacctggaccagatgctgagtgatctggagagacgccgtg agatgaagcgaaaggctgtgctgaaggcagcatttcctggaggaagcagtggcccattggcagcccctgctgcaggaagtgaggcgatgccaggcacagtcacaggag CTTGGGATGGCGACATGGCTTCTCCAGATGCCCTATTGGATGACAGCTTGGAGAATTCTCTTGGAGAGAATCTCTTGGAGAATGCTGGAG GTCCTTCTCCATGGAAGAACTCAGacactggagaaaagaaatccctggaggcagccagacacctggaccagatgctgagtgatctggagagacgccgtg agatGGACCAAAGGGCtttgctgaaggcagcacttcCTGAAGGAAGCCGTGGCTCCGTGCCAGCCCCCGATACACGAAGGGAGGAGATGCCAGACAGTGCCACAGAAG acgttatcactgaaacaggaatatttgccCCGGATCCAGTGCGCCTCCCAAGAATTGTCTGCCCCCAGGATGTGCGCAGGTCCTGCATGATAGGCACGGTGGTGACACTGTTCACCGTGCCCCTCGTGCTGATCGGCTGCTATCTTGGCATTCGGAAGCTGTACCAGAGCAGACGGTcagttgttgatttttctccacagctttcttgTAACTCTGCTCATAGCATTGGTAGCCTGACTCGTAGTCatgctgcactggagctgtggccagtccgtggttgtccaaagaactctgctgagggctctgctgctgcccagtgctttcattggcctcttcattgctgggccttgtcctggggggcccgctggggctgcagccagtgctggctcccactgaggctgcaagagcagccccgggggcacagggcacaggcagagcaagTTCTCAACAGTATTTGGGccacacagctcaggacaggacagtGCTTATTTAGTAGCTCATGTAAAGTTTCATGGTGA
- the LOC128783032 gene encoding uncharacterized protein LOC128783032 isoform X2: MALALCLFLPLLLAVALPARAAQAAPLQARGAAWDGDMAYPDAQLDDSLENSLGEILLENAGGPSPWKNADTGDKKSLEAAKHLDQMLSDLERRREMKRKAVLKAAFPGGSSGPLAALAAGSEAMPGTVTGAWDGDMAYPDALLDDSLENSLGEILLENAGGPSPWKNSDTGDKKSLEAARHLDQMLSDLERRREMKRKAVLKAAFPGGSSGPLAALAAGSEAMPGTVTGAWDGDMAHPDALLDDSLENSLGEILLENAGGPSPWKNSDTGEKKSLEAARHLDQMLSDLERRREMKRKAVLKAAFPGGSSGPLAAPAAGSEAMPGTVTGAWDGDMASPDALLDDSLENSLGENLLENAGGPSPWKNSDTGEKKSLEAARHLDQMLSDLERRREMKRKAVLKAAFPGGSSGPLAAPAAGSEAMPGTVTGDEHASKASPAAGMEDGLEPLGDSAGVSAGRTFQAPFLVAVHKPGSHRRGPPRGRNRSTKHMKSLEASKHLDQMLSDLERRREMDQRALLKAALPEGSRGSVPAPDTRREEMPDSATEDVITETGIFAPDPVRLPRIVCPQDVRRSCMIGTVVTLFTVPLVLIGCYLGIRKLYQSRRAFSSYLR, encoded by the exons ATGGCCCTTGCTCTGTGCCTcttcctcccgctcctcctggccgtggccctgcctgccagggctgcccaggctgctccgcTGCAAGCGCGGGGAGCAG CTTGGGATGGCGACATGGCTTATCCGGATGCCCAATTGGATGACAGCTTGGAGAATTCTCTTGGAGAGATTCTCTTGGAGAATGCTGGAG GTCCTTCTCCATGGAAGAACGCAGACACCGGAGACAAGAaatccctggaggcagccaAACATCTGGACCAGATGCTAAGTGATCTGGAGAGACgccgtg agatgaagcgaaaggctgtgctgaaggcagcatttcctggaggaagcagtggccCATTGGCAGCCCTTGCTGCAGGAAGTGAGGcgatgccaggcacagtcacaggag CTTGGGATGGTGACATGGCTTATCCGGATGCCCTATTGGATGACAGCTTGGAGAATTCTCTTGGAGAGATTCTCTTGGAGAATGCTGGAG GTCCTTCTCCATGGAAGAACTCAGACACTGGAGACAAGAaatccctggaggcagccagacatctggaccagatgctgagtgatctggagagacgccgtg agatgaagcgaaaggctgtgctgaaggcagcatttcctggaggaagcagtggccCATTGGCAGCCCTTGCTGCAGGAAGTGAGGcgatgccaggcacagtcacaggag CTTGGGATGGCGACATGGCTCATCCAGATGCCCTATTGGATGACAGCTTGGAGAATTCTCTTGGAGAAATTCTCTTGGAGAATGCTGGAG GTCCTTCTCCATGGAAGAACTCAGacactggagaaaagaaatccctggaggcagccagacacctggaccagatgctgagtgatctggagagacgccgtg agatgaagcgaaaggctgtgctgaaggcagcatttcctggaggaagcagtggcccattggcagcccctgctgcaggaagtgaggcgatgccaggcacagtcacaggag CTTGGGATGGCGACATGGCTTCTCCAGATGCCCTATTGGATGACAGCTTGGAGAATTCTCTTGGAGAGAATCTCTTGGAGAATGCTGGAG GTCCTTCTCCATGGAAGAACTCAGacactggagaaaagaaatccctggaggcagccagacacctggaccagatgctgagtgatctggagagacgccgtg agatgaagcgaaaggctgtgctgaaggcagcatttcctggaggaagcagtggcccattggcagcccctgctgcaggaagtgaggcgatgccaggcacagtcacaggag ATGAGCATGCTAGCaaggcttctccagcagctgggatggaagATGGTTTGGAACCCTTGGGAGATTCTGCAG gtgtgtctgcagggaggactTTTCAGGCTCCTTTCCTGGTTGCTGTGCACAAGCCCGGCTCCCATCGCAGGG GTCCGCCAAGAGGGAGGAACAGATCTACTAAACACATGAAGTCCCTGGAGGCATCGAAACACCTGGACCAGATGCTGAGTGATCTGGAGAGACgccgtg agatGGACCAAAGGGCtttgctgaaggcagcacttcCTGAAGGAAGCCGTGGCTCCGTGCCAGCCCCCGATACACGAAGGGAGGAGATGCCAGACAGTGCCACAGAAG acgttatcactgaaacaggaatatttgccCCGGATCCAGTGCGCCTCCCAAGAATTGTCTGCCCCCAGGATGTGCGCAGGTCCTGCATGATAGGCACGGTGGTGACACTGTTCACCGTGCCCCTCGTGCTGATCGGCTGCTATCTTGGCATTCGGAAGCTGTACCAGAGCAGACG tgctttttccagttatttgaGATAG
- the LOC128783032 gene encoding uncharacterized protein LOC128783032 isoform X4, with the protein MALALCLFLPLLLAVALPARAAQAAPLQARGAGPSPWKNSDTGDKKSLEAARHLDQMLSDLERRREMKRKAVLKAAFPGGSSGPLAALAAGSEAMPGTVTGAWDGDMAHPDALLDDSLENSLGEILLENAGGPSPWKNSDTGEKKSLEAARHLDQMLSDLERRREMKRKAVLKAAFPGGSSGPLAAPAAGSEAMPGTVTGAWDGDMASPDALLDDSLENSLGENLLENAGGPSPWKNSDTGEKKSLEAARHLDQMLSDLERRREMKRKAVLKAAFPGGSSGPLAAPAAGSEAMPGTVTGDEHASKASPAAGMEDGLEPLGDSAGVSAGRTFQAPFLVAVHKPGSHRRGPPRGRNRSTKHMKSLEASKHLDQMLSDLERRREMDQRALLKAALPEGSRGSVPAPDTRREEMPDSATEDVITETGIFAPDPVRLPRIVCPQDVRRSCMIGTVVTLFTVPLVLIGCYLGIRKLYQSRRSVVDFSPQLSCNSAHSIGSLTRSHAALELWPVRGCPKNSAEGSAAAQCFHWPLHCWALSWGARWGCSQCWLPLRLQEQPRGHRAQAEQVLNSIWATQLRTGQCLFSSSCKVSW; encoded by the exons ATGGCCCTTGCTCTGTGCCTcttcctcccgctcctcctggccgtggccctgcctgccagggctgcccaggctgctccgcTGCAAGCGCGGGGAGCAG GTCCTTCTCCATGGAAGAACTCAGACACTGGAGACAAGAaatccctggaggcagccagacatctggaccagatgctgagtgatctggagagacgccgtg agatgaagcgaaaggctgtgctgaaggcagcatttcctggaggaagcagtggccCATTGGCAGCCCTTGCTGCAGGAAGTGAGGcgatgccaggcacagtcacaggag CTTGGGATGGCGACATGGCTCATCCAGATGCCCTATTGGATGACAGCTTGGAGAATTCTCTTGGAGAAATTCTCTTGGAGAATGCTGGAG GTCCTTCTCCATGGAAGAACTCAGacactggagaaaagaaatccctggaggcagccagacacctggaccagatgctgagtgatctggagagacgccgtg agatgaagcgaaaggctgtgctgaaggcagcatttcctggaggaagcagtggcccattggcagcccctgctgcaggaagtgaggcgatgccaggcacagtcacaggag CTTGGGATGGCGACATGGCTTCTCCAGATGCCCTATTGGATGACAGCTTGGAGAATTCTCTTGGAGAGAATCTCTTGGAGAATGCTGGAG GTCCTTCTCCATGGAAGAACTCAGacactggagaaaagaaatccctggaggcagccagacacctggaccagatgctgagtgatctggagagacgccgtg agatgaagcgaaaggctgtgctgaaggcagcatttcctggaggaagcagtggcccattggcagcccctgctgcaggaagtgaggcgatgccaggcacagtcacaggag ATGAGCATGCTAGCaaggcttctccagcagctgggatggaagATGGTTTGGAACCCTTGGGAGATTCTGCAG gtgtgtctgcagggaggactTTTCAGGCTCCTTTCCTGGTTGCTGTGCACAAGCCCGGCTCCCATCGCAGGG GTCCGCCAAGAGGGAGGAACAGATCTACTAAACACATGAAGTCCCTGGAGGCATCGAAACACCTGGACCAGATGCTGAGTGATCTGGAGAGACgccgtg agatGGACCAAAGGGCtttgctgaaggcagcacttcCTGAAGGAAGCCGTGGCTCCGTGCCAGCCCCCGATACACGAAGGGAGGAGATGCCAGACAGTGCCACAGAAG acgttatcactgaaacaggaatatttgccCCGGATCCAGTGCGCCTCCCAAGAATTGTCTGCCCCCAGGATGTGCGCAGGTCCTGCATGATAGGCACGGTGGTGACACTGTTCACCGTGCCCCTCGTGCTGATCGGCTGCTATCTTGGCATTCGGAAGCTGTACCAGAGCAGACGGTcagttgttgatttttctccacagctttcttgTAACTCTGCTCATAGCATTGGTAGCCTGACTCGTAGTCatgctgcactggagctgtggccagtccgtggttgtccaaagaactctgctgagggctctgctgctgcccagtgctttcattggcctcttcattgctgggccttgtcctggggggcccgctggggctgcagccagtgctggctcccactgaggctgcaagagcagccccgggggcacagggcacaggcagagcaagTTCTCAACAGTATTTGGGccacacagctcaggacaggacagtGCTTATTTAGTAGCTCATGTAAAGTTTCATGGTGA
- the LOC128783032 gene encoding uncharacterized protein LOC128783032 isoform X5 → MALALCLFLPLLLAVALPARAAQAAPLQARGAAWDGDMAYPDAQLDDSLENSLGEILLENAGGPSPWKNADTGDKKSLEAAKHLDQMLSDLERRREMKRKAVLKAAFPGGSSGPLAALAAGSEAMPGTVTGAWDGDMAYPDALLDDSLENSLGEILLENAGGPSPWKNSDTGDKKSLEAARHLDQMLSDLERRREMKRKAVLKAAFPGGSSGPLAALAAGSEAMPGTVTGAWDGDMAHPDALLDDSLENSLGEILLENAGGPSPWKNSDTGEKKSLEAARHLDQMLSDLERRREMKRKAVLKAAFPGGSSGPLAAPAAGSEAMPGTVTGAWDGDMASPDALLDDSLENSLGENLLENAGGPSPWKNSDTGEKKSLEAARHLDQMLSDLERRREMKRKAVLKAAFPGGSSGPLAAPAAGSEAMPGTVTGDEHASKASPAAGMEDGLEPLGDSAGVSAGRTFQAPFLVAVHKPGSHRRGPPRGRNRSTKHMKSLEASKHLDQMLSDLERRREMDQRALLKAALPEGSRGSVPAPDTRREEMPDSATEVLFPVI, encoded by the exons ATGGCCCTTGCTCTGTGCCTcttcctcccgctcctcctggccgtggccctgcctgccagggctgcccaggctgctccgcTGCAAGCGCGGGGAGCAG CTTGGGATGGCGACATGGCTTATCCGGATGCCCAATTGGATGACAGCTTGGAGAATTCTCTTGGAGAGATTCTCTTGGAGAATGCTGGAG GTCCTTCTCCATGGAAGAACGCAGACACCGGAGACAAGAaatccctggaggcagccaAACATCTGGACCAGATGCTAAGTGATCTGGAGAGACgccgtg agatgaagcgaaaggctgtgctgaaggcagcatttcctggaggaagcagtggccCATTGGCAGCCCTTGCTGCAGGAAGTGAGGcgatgccaggcacagtcacaggag CTTGGGATGGTGACATGGCTTATCCGGATGCCCTATTGGATGACAGCTTGGAGAATTCTCTTGGAGAGATTCTCTTGGAGAATGCTGGAG GTCCTTCTCCATGGAAGAACTCAGACACTGGAGACAAGAaatccctggaggcagccagacatctggaccagatgctgagtgatctggagagacgccgtg agatgaagcgaaaggctgtgctgaaggcagcatttcctggaggaagcagtggccCATTGGCAGCCCTTGCTGCAGGAAGTGAGGcgatgccaggcacagtcacaggag CTTGGGATGGCGACATGGCTCATCCAGATGCCCTATTGGATGACAGCTTGGAGAATTCTCTTGGAGAAATTCTCTTGGAGAATGCTGGAG GTCCTTCTCCATGGAAGAACTCAGacactggagaaaagaaatccctggaggcagccagacacctggaccagatgctgagtgatctggagagacgccgtg agatgaagcgaaaggctgtgctgaaggcagcatttcctggaggaagcagtggcccattggcagcccctgctgcaggaagtgaggcgatgccaggcacagtcacaggag CTTGGGATGGCGACATGGCTTCTCCAGATGCCCTATTGGATGACAGCTTGGAGAATTCTCTTGGAGAGAATCTCTTGGAGAATGCTGGAG GTCCTTCTCCATGGAAGAACTCAGacactggagaaaagaaatccctggaggcagccagacacctggaccagatgctgagtgatctggagagacgccgtg agatgaagcgaaaggctgtgctgaaggcagcatttcctggaggaagcagtggcccattggcagcccctgctgcaggaagtgaggcgatgccaggcacagtcacaggag ATGAGCATGCTAGCaaggcttctccagcagctgggatggaagATGGTTTGGAACCCTTGGGAGATTCTGCAG gtgtgtctgcagggaggactTTTCAGGCTCCTTTCCTGGTTGCTGTGCACAAGCCCGGCTCCCATCGCAGGG GTCCGCCAAGAGGGAGGAACAGATCTACTAAACACATGAAGTCCCTGGAGGCATCGAAACACCTGGACCAGATGCTGAGTGATCTGGAGAGACgccgtg agatGGACCAAAGGGCtttgctgaaggcagcacttcCTGAAGGAAGCCGTGGCTCCGTGCCAGCCCCCGATACACGAAGGGAGGAGATGCCAGACAGTGCCACAGAAG tgctttttccagttatttga
- the LOC128783032 gene encoding uncharacterized protein LOC128783032 isoform X1, with product MALALCLFLPLLLAVALPARAAQAAPLQARGAAWDGDMAYPDAQLDDSLENSLGEILLENAGGPSPWKNADTGDKKSLEAAKHLDQMLSDLERRREMKRKAVLKAAFPGGSSGPLAALAAGSEAMPGTVTGAWDGDMAYPDALLDDSLENSLGEILLENAGGPSPWKNSDTGDKKSLEAARHLDQMLSDLERRREMKRKAVLKAAFPGGSSGPLAALAAGSEAMPGTVTGAWDGDMAHPDALLDDSLENSLGEILLENAGGPSPWKNSDTGEKKSLEAARHLDQMLSDLERRREMKRKAVLKAAFPGGSSGPLAAPAAGSEAMPGTVTGAWDGDMASPDALLDDSLENSLGENLLENAGGPSPWKNSDTGEKKSLEAARHLDQMLSDLERRREMKRKAVLKAAFPGGSSGPLAAPAAGSEAMPGTVTGDEHASKASPAAGMEDGLEPLGDSAGVSAGRTFQAPFLVAVHKPGSHRRGPPRGRNRSTKHMKSLEASKHLDQMLSDLERRREMDQRALLKAALPEGSRGSVPAPDTRREEMPDSATEDVITETGIFAPDPVRLPRIVCPQDVRRSCMIGTVVTLFTVPLVLIGCYLGIRKLYQSRRSVVDFSPQLSCNSAHSIGSLTRSHAALELWPVRGCPKNSAEGSAAAQCFHWPLHCWALSWGARWGCSQCWLPLRLQEQPRGHRAQAEQVLNSIWATQLRTGQCLFSSSCKVSW from the exons ATGGCCCTTGCTCTGTGCCTcttcctcccgctcctcctggccgtggccctgcctgccagggctgcccaggctgctccgcTGCAAGCGCGGGGAGCAG CTTGGGATGGCGACATGGCTTATCCGGATGCCCAATTGGATGACAGCTTGGAGAATTCTCTTGGAGAGATTCTCTTGGAGAATGCTGGAG GTCCTTCTCCATGGAAGAACGCAGACACCGGAGACAAGAaatccctggaggcagccaAACATCTGGACCAGATGCTAAGTGATCTGGAGAGACgccgtg agatgaagcgaaaggctgtgctgaaggcagcatttcctggaggaagcagtggccCATTGGCAGCCCTTGCTGCAGGAAGTGAGGcgatgccaggcacagtcacaggag CTTGGGATGGTGACATGGCTTATCCGGATGCCCTATTGGATGACAGCTTGGAGAATTCTCTTGGAGAGATTCTCTTGGAGAATGCTGGAG GTCCTTCTCCATGGAAGAACTCAGACACTGGAGACAAGAaatccctggaggcagccagacatctggaccagatgctgagtgatctggagagacgccgtg agatgaagcgaaaggctgtgctgaaggcagcatttcctggaggaagcagtggccCATTGGCAGCCCTTGCTGCAGGAAGTGAGGcgatgccaggcacagtcacaggag CTTGGGATGGCGACATGGCTCATCCAGATGCCCTATTGGATGACAGCTTGGAGAATTCTCTTGGAGAAATTCTCTTGGAGAATGCTGGAG GTCCTTCTCCATGGAAGAACTCAGacactggagaaaagaaatccctggaggcagccagacacctggaccagatgctgagtgatctggagagacgccgtg agatgaagcgaaaggctgtgctgaaggcagcatttcctggaggaagcagtggcccattggcagcccctgctgcaggaagtgaggcgatgccaggcacagtcacaggag CTTGGGATGGCGACATGGCTTCTCCAGATGCCCTATTGGATGACAGCTTGGAGAATTCTCTTGGAGAGAATCTCTTGGAGAATGCTGGAG GTCCTTCTCCATGGAAGAACTCAGacactggagaaaagaaatccctggaggcagccagacacctggaccagatgctgagtgatctggagagacgccgtg agatgaagcgaaaggctgtgctgaaggcagcatttcctggaggaagcagtggcccattggcagcccctgctgcaggaagtgaggcgatgccaggcacagtcacaggag ATGAGCATGCTAGCaaggcttctccagcagctgggatggaagATGGTTTGGAACCCTTGGGAGATTCTGCAG gtgtgtctgcagggaggactTTTCAGGCTCCTTTCCTGGTTGCTGTGCACAAGCCCGGCTCCCATCGCAGGG GTCCGCCAAGAGGGAGGAACAGATCTACTAAACACATGAAGTCCCTGGAGGCATCGAAACACCTGGACCAGATGCTGAGTGATCTGGAGAGACgccgtg agatGGACCAAAGGGCtttgctgaaggcagcacttcCTGAAGGAAGCCGTGGCTCCGTGCCAGCCCCCGATACACGAAGGGAGGAGATGCCAGACAGTGCCACAGAAG acgttatcactgaaacaggaatatttgccCCGGATCCAGTGCGCCTCCCAAGAATTGTCTGCCCCCAGGATGTGCGCAGGTCCTGCATGATAGGCACGGTGGTGACACTGTTCACCGTGCCCCTCGTGCTGATCGGCTGCTATCTTGGCATTCGGAAGCTGTACCAGAGCAGACGGTcagttgttgatttttctccacagctttcttgTAACTCTGCTCATAGCATTGGTAGCCTGACTCGTAGTCatgctgcactggagctgtggccagtccgtggttgtccaaagaactctgctgagggctctgctgctgcccagtgctttcattggcctcttcattgctgggccttgtcctggggggcccgctggggctgcagccagtgctggctcccactgaggctgcaagagcagccccgggggcacagggcacaggcagagcaagTTCTCAACAGTATTTGGGccacacagctcaggacaggacagtGCTTATTTAGTAGCTCATGTAAAGTTTCATGGTGA
- the LOC128783032 gene encoding uncharacterized protein LOC128783032 isoform X6, translated as MALALCLFLPLLLAVALPARAAQAAPLQARGAAWDGDMAYPDAQLDDSLENSLGEILLENAGGPSPWKNADTGDKKSLEAAKHLDQMLSDLERRREMKRKAVLKAAFPGGSSGPLAALAAGSEAMPGTVTGAWDGDMAYPDALLDDSLENSLGEILLENAGGPSPWKNSDTGDKKSLEAARHLDQMLSDLERRREMKRKAVLKAAFPGGSSGPLAALAAGSEAMPGTVTGAWDGDMAHPDALLDDSLENSLGEILLENAGGPSPWKNSDTGEKKSLEAARHLDQMLSDLERRREMKRKAVLKAAFPGGSSGPLAAPAAGSEAMPGTVTGAWDGDMASPDALLDDSLENSLGENLLENAGGPSPWKNSDTGEKKSLEAARHLDQMLSDLERRREMKRKAVLKAAFPGGSSGPLAAPAAGSEAMPGTVTGDEHASKASPAAGMEDGLEPLGDSAGVSAGRTFQAPFLVAVHKPGSHRRGPPRGRNRSTKHMKSLEASKHLDQMLSDLERRRELAEDAISPMGNGST; from the exons ATGGCCCTTGCTCTGTGCCTcttcctcccgctcctcctggccgtggccctgcctgccagggctgcccaggctgctccgcTGCAAGCGCGGGGAGCAG CTTGGGATGGCGACATGGCTTATCCGGATGCCCAATTGGATGACAGCTTGGAGAATTCTCTTGGAGAGATTCTCTTGGAGAATGCTGGAG GTCCTTCTCCATGGAAGAACGCAGACACCGGAGACAAGAaatccctggaggcagccaAACATCTGGACCAGATGCTAAGTGATCTGGAGAGACgccgtg agatgaagcgaaaggctgtgctgaaggcagcatttcctggaggaagcagtggccCATTGGCAGCCCTTGCTGCAGGAAGTGAGGcgatgccaggcacagtcacaggag CTTGGGATGGTGACATGGCTTATCCGGATGCCCTATTGGATGACAGCTTGGAGAATTCTCTTGGAGAGATTCTCTTGGAGAATGCTGGAG GTCCTTCTCCATGGAAGAACTCAGACACTGGAGACAAGAaatccctggaggcagccagacatctggaccagatgctgagtgatctggagagacgccgtg agatgaagcgaaaggctgtgctgaaggcagcatttcctggaggaagcagtggccCATTGGCAGCCCTTGCTGCAGGAAGTGAGGcgatgccaggcacagtcacaggag CTTGGGATGGCGACATGGCTCATCCAGATGCCCTATTGGATGACAGCTTGGAGAATTCTCTTGGAGAAATTCTCTTGGAGAATGCTGGAG GTCCTTCTCCATGGAAGAACTCAGacactggagaaaagaaatccctggaggcagccagacacctggaccagatgctgagtgatctggagagacgccgtg agatgaagcgaaaggctgtgctgaaggcagcatttcctggaggaagcagtggcccattggcagcccctgctgcaggaagtgaggcgatgccaggcacagtcacaggag CTTGGGATGGCGACATGGCTTCTCCAGATGCCCTATTGGATGACAGCTTGGAGAATTCTCTTGGAGAGAATCTCTTGGAGAATGCTGGAG GTCCTTCTCCATGGAAGAACTCAGacactggagaaaagaaatccctggaggcagccagacacctggaccagatgctgagtgatctggagagacgccgtg agatgaagcgaaaggctgtgctgaaggcagcatttcctggaggaagcagtggcccattggcagcccctgctgcaggaagtgaggcgatgccaggcacagtcacaggag ATGAGCATGCTAGCaaggcttctccagcagctgggatggaagATGGTTTGGAACCCTTGGGAGATTCTGCAG gtgtgtctgcagggaggactTTTCAGGCTCCTTTCCTGGTTGCTGTGCACAAGCCCGGCTCCCATCGCAGGG GTCCGCCAAGAGGGAGGAACAGATCTACTAAACACATGAAGTCCCTGGAGGCATCGAAACACCTGGACCAGATGCTGAGTGATCTGGAGAGACgccgtg AACTTGCTGAAGATGCCATCTCTCCAATGGGGAATGGTTCCACCTGA